In the genome of Opitutia bacterium KCR 482, one region contains:
- a CDS encoding excinuclease ABC subunit UvrC encodes MDSDGRHTLSEKVRRLPTTSGVYIMKDSLGNVIYIGKALNLRRRVSQYFTASYKTRASNPKVSSLIDCIADFDFVNTRSEAEALILESKLIKQWKPRYNTLEKDNKNFLHLRVEMFSKLPRFTFARNRKDDGSLYFGPYLGTTALRGALNEIKKKFGILLSDAHPKRLDDGRWLLYDDARGEISGFENVVSEEEYKQRVSAALAFLEDKNGEIIENATAKMREAAEAFEYEKAAKWRDLVSAVLETREANARGGVSADISRSSADVAILAMDSLKKTLKLPREPRSIECFDISHISGSFCVASMVHFDDGEPAKNKYRRFKIKSFVGNDDFRAMKEVVGRRYSRLAEQGSPMPDLVLIDGGKGQVFSAMKAFDEAGIKPPTIAGLAKREETIITDNFEEILLSRRHEGLKLLQRVRDEAHRFANSFSESLRSRKIRESILDDFSGLGEKRRVALLKHFGSIAKIKTATIAQLREVDGIGFETARELREFLDSNFPDSSPPKQ; translated from the coding sequence ATGGACTCCGACGGCAGGCATACCCTTTCGGAAAAGGTCAGGCGTTTGCCTACCACAAGCGGCGTGTATATCATGAAAGACTCGCTCGGAAACGTGATATACATCGGCAAGGCGCTGAATCTGCGCCGCAGGGTGAGCCAGTATTTCACGGCGTCGTACAAGACCCGCGCGTCCAACCCGAAAGTCTCCTCTCTGATAGACTGCATTGCCGACTTCGACTTCGTTAACACGCGCTCCGAAGCCGAGGCGTTAATCCTCGAAAGCAAGCTAATCAAACAGTGGAAGCCGCGCTACAACACGCTCGAAAAGGACAACAAAAACTTCCTGCACCTGCGCGTCGAAATGTTTTCGAAGCTCCCGCGCTTCACGTTCGCCCGCAACCGCAAGGACGACGGCTCGCTGTATTTCGGCCCCTACCTCGGCACGACCGCGTTGCGCGGCGCGCTCAACGAAATTAAAAAGAAGTTCGGCATTCTGCTTTCCGACGCCCACCCCAAGCGGCTCGACGACGGCCGCTGGCTTTTGTACGACGACGCCCGCGGAGAAATTTCGGGCTTCGAAAACGTGGTGTCGGAGGAGGAATACAAGCAGCGCGTCTCCGCCGCCCTCGCGTTTTTGGAGGATAAAAACGGCGAAATCATAGAAAACGCCACCGCGAAAATGCGCGAGGCAGCCGAAGCCTTCGAATACGAAAAGGCGGCGAAGTGGCGCGACCTCGTTTCCGCGGTGCTCGAAACGCGCGAGGCAAACGCCCGCGGCGGAGTTTCGGCGGACATCTCGCGCTCGTCGGCAGACGTCGCGATTCTCGCGATGGACTCGCTCAAAAAGACGCTCAAACTTCCGCGCGAGCCGCGCAGCATAGAATGCTTCGACATCTCGCACATTTCGGGAAGCTTCTGCGTGGCGTCGATGGTGCATTTCGACGACGGCGAGCCCGCAAAGAATAAATACCGCCGCTTCAAGATAAAGTCGTTCGTCGGCAACGACGACTTTCGCGCAATGAAAGAGGTCGTCGGGCGTCGGTATTCGCGCCTCGCCGAACAGGGCAGCCCCATGCCCGACCTCGTGCTAATCGACGGCGGCAAGGGGCAGGTGTTTTCTGCGATGAAAGCCTTTGACGAGGCGGGCATAAAGCCGCCGACAATCGCGGGGCTTGCCAAGCGCGAAGAGACAATTATAACCGACAATTTCGAGGAAATCCTGCTGTCGCGCCGCCACGAGGGCTTGAAGCTTCTGCAACGCGTGCGCGACGAGGCGCACAGGTTCGCAAACTCGTTCAGCGAGTCCCTGCGCTCGCGCAAAATCCGCGAGAGCATTCTCGACGATTTCAGCGGCTTGGGCGAAAAGCGCAGAGTCGCCCTCCTGAAACATTTCGGCTCTATTGCGAAAATCAAGACCGCGACAATCGCGCAGCTGCGCGAGGTTGACGGAATAGGCTTCGAGACCGCCCGCGAACTGCGCGAATTTCTCGACTCGAATTTTCCCGACTCCTCCCCGCCCAAACAATGA
- the mutS gene encoding DNA mismatch repair protein MutS — translation MAKSEKKSDKQTPMMEQYWSVRNSLASDTILLFRLGDFYEMFYDDAVEGSRILGITLTKRQNYPMAGIPYHAADQYIPKLLAAGRKVAICDQNEIPKPGQLVKRSLSRILTPGTTIEDSQLDSRHGNFVMALDIDAAHKLYASWLDLSTAEFYCAEFDTPADFLPILSACSPKEIVLPEDASRRWGDDPALSMWNSLFRGIIDITPVTLLHDYRFEPAWGAAQIRETLGVLGLEGFGIARGSRLTGPAGALVFYATENLRGRPQNLRTLRKFSGKKCVLIDPSTQRNLEIFRATTGGREGSLISVMDRTQTAAGARLLEAYLSAPTIEPAEIKRRQDTVWELYAAPAECSRLAERLSQVRDIPRILSRLQNKVRNPRELSAIQTTVEQFEPIREILSRVGGSLCSKAAAEIGDFSALQSLLSRALSDDVPSKIQDGGAIREGFDAELDRLRSLSSDNMTWLADLEREEQNRTGIKNLRVKYNGAFGYFIEITKSYLPQVPPEYIRKQTMTNAERFTTESLRQKEREILHAEELSKRREEAIFQQLVSDVLQYSDALAATSELLAQIDVFRGWAELSREWDYCKPDVDESDAIEIYDGRHPVVEQMLRRDGMGLARTDSFVPNDTFLSSSGEQIALITGPNMAGKSTYIRQIALIALMAQTGCFVPAKRCRMGVVDRIFSRVGASDELSRGNSTFMVEMNETANILNNATDRSLIILDEIGRGTSTYDGLSIAWAVAEFIHGDGAQGPKTLFATHYHEITKLEETLPRLANYRVCVKEWNDEIIFVRRIEKGAADKSYGIQVARLAGLPEKVIDRAKRILSELEAEGDGIVDNLGGVRKPKAKRRPRQTPPDGESNFKQLSFF, via the coding sequence ATGGCAAAGAGCGAAAAAAAGTCCGACAAACAAACCCCCATGATGGAGCAGTATTGGAGCGTGCGCAACTCGCTTGCGTCCGACACAATCCTGCTGTTCAGGCTCGGCGACTTCTACGAAATGTTCTACGACGACGCCGTGGAGGGCTCGCGCATACTCGGCATAACGCTCACAAAGCGGCAGAACTATCCCATGGCGGGCATTCCCTACCACGCCGCCGACCAATATATTCCGAAGCTTCTCGCGGCGGGCAGGAAAGTCGCCATCTGCGACCAGAACGAAATTCCCAAGCCCGGACAGCTTGTAAAACGCTCGCTTTCGCGAATCCTCACCCCCGGCACTACTATTGAAGACAGCCAGCTCGACAGCCGCCACGGCAACTTCGTCATGGCGTTGGACATCGACGCCGCGCACAAACTCTACGCGTCGTGGCTCGATTTGAGCACCGCCGAATTCTATTGCGCCGAGTTCGACACACCCGCCGACTTCCTTCCGATACTTTCGGCGTGCAGCCCCAAGGAAATAGTTTTGCCCGAGGACGCGTCGCGCCGCTGGGGCGATGACCCCGCGCTTTCGATGTGGAACTCGCTGTTCAGGGGGATAATAGACATCACCCCCGTAACGCTTCTGCACGACTACCGCTTCGAACCCGCGTGGGGGGCGGCGCAAATCCGCGAAACTTTGGGAGTCTTGGGCTTGGAGGGCTTCGGCATAGCCCGCGGCTCGCGGCTGACGGGCCCCGCGGGCGCGCTCGTTTTCTACGCAACCGAGAACCTGCGCGGGCGTCCGCAAAACCTAAGGACTCTCCGCAAGTTTTCGGGCAAAAAGTGCGTGCTTATCGACCCTTCCACGCAGCGCAACCTCGAAATTTTCAGGGCGACGACCGGCGGGCGAGAGGGCAGCCTGATTTCCGTCATGGACAGAACCCAGACCGCGGCGGGCGCAAGGCTCTTGGAGGCGTACCTTTCCGCGCCTACAATCGAACCCGCCGAGATTAAGCGCAGGCAGGACACCGTGTGGGAGCTTTACGCCGCCCCCGCCGAATGCTCGCGCCTTGCCGAAAGACTTTCGCAGGTTCGCGACATTCCGAGGATACTCTCGCGCCTGCAAAATAAAGTGCGCAACCCGCGCGAGCTTTCCGCGATACAGACGACGGTCGAGCAGTTCGAGCCCATAAGGGAGATTTTGTCGCGCGTTGGCGGCTCTTTGTGCTCAAAGGCGGCGGCTGAAATCGGCGATTTCTCCGCCCTGCAATCTCTTCTTTCGCGCGCGCTTTCCGACGACGTTCCGTCGAAAATTCAGGACGGCGGCGCAATCCGCGAGGGCTTCGACGCCGAGCTTGACCGCCTGCGCTCGCTTTCGAGCGACAACATGACGTGGCTTGCCGACCTCGAACGCGAGGAGCAAAACCGCACGGGCATAAAAAACCTCCGCGTAAAATACAACGGCGCGTTCGGGTATTTTATCGAGATAACAAAATCCTATCTCCCGCAAGTCCCGCCCGAATACATCAGGAAGCAGACGATGACAAACGCCGAGCGTTTCACGACGGAGTCGCTCCGCCAAAAGGAGCGCGAAATCCTGCACGCGGAGGAGCTTTCCAAGCGGCGCGAGGAGGCGATTTTCCAGCAGCTTGTCTCCGACGTTCTGCAATATTCCGACGCGCTCGCCGCGACCTCCGAGCTGCTCGCGCAAATCGACGTTTTCAGGGGCTGGGCGGAGCTCTCGCGCGAGTGGGACTACTGCAAGCCCGATGTCGACGAGTCCGACGCAATAGAAATCTACGACGGCCGCCACCCCGTCGTGGAGCAAATGCTCCGCCGCGACGGCATGGGGCTTGCCCGCACCGATTCCTTTGTGCCCAACGACACTTTCCTTTCGTCGTCGGGCGAGCAGATTGCCCTGATTACGGGGCCGAACATGGCGGGCAAATCTACGTACATCAGGCAAATCGCGCTCATCGCGCTCATGGCGCAGACGGGCTGTTTCGTGCCCGCAAAGCGTTGCCGCATGGGCGTTGTGGACAGAATTTTCAGCCGCGTGGGCGCGTCCGACGAACTCTCGCGCGGCAACTCCACGTTCATGGTCGAAATGAACGAAACCGCGAACATCTTGAACAACGCAACCGACCGCTCGCTAATCATTCTCGACGAAATCGGGCGCGGCACAAGCACCTACGACGGCCTTAGCATCGCGTGGGCTGTCGCGGAGTTCATTCACGGCGACGGCGCGCAGGGCCCGAAAACGCTTTTCGCAACGCACTACCACGAAATCACGAAGCTGGAGGAAACCCTGCCGCGACTGGCAAACTACCGCGTCTGCGTCAAGGAGTGGAACGACGAAATAATTTTCGTGCGCAGAATAGAAAAGGGCGCGGCGGACAAGTCGTACGGCATTCAGGTCGCGCGGCTTGCGGGGCTTCCCGAAAAGGTCATCGACCGCGCAAAGCGCATTCTCTCCGAGCTTGAAGCCGAGGGCGACGGCATTGTTGACAACCTCGGCGGCGTCCGCAAGCCCAAGGCAAAACGCCGCCCGCGCCAGACTCCGCCCGACGGCGAAAGCAACTTCAAACAGCTCTCGTTTTTCTGA